A window of the Isosphaera pallida ATCC 43644 genome harbors these coding sequences:
- a CDS encoding metal ABC transporter ATP-binding protein has product MSSHPSSAEPPFTPSQVDSKRQLDSSTSQDQPPAFEIHDLTVAYQRRPVLWNVDLKLQPGRLVGIIGPNGAGKSTLIKAALGLIPKVNGWVEAFGRPVNQVRRRIGYVPQRESVDWDFPIRVCDVALMGTYPKLGWFARPGHAEKERAARCLERVGLAGLEHRQIGELSGGQQQRVFLARALAQEADLYIMDEPMAGVDAATEKTIFELLRDLRDQGKTVVVVHHDLRSVPEIFDDVVMLNLRVVAYGPTALVFNSTNLENTYRGRLTILERLGQAVSTKQRTE; this is encoded by the coding sequence GTGAGTTCCCACCCTTCATCCGCCGAACCCCCGTTCACGCCGTCGCAAGTGGACTCGAAGCGCCAACTGGATTCGTCCACGTCTCAGGATCAGCCTCCGGCGTTCGAGATTCACGACCTGACGGTGGCCTATCAACGTCGCCCGGTCCTCTGGAATGTGGATTTGAAGTTGCAACCGGGACGACTGGTGGGAATCATCGGTCCTAACGGAGCGGGCAAAAGCACGTTGATCAAAGCGGCGCTGGGGCTGATTCCGAAGGTCAACGGTTGGGTCGAGGCGTTCGGTCGTCCCGTCAACCAAGTGAGACGTCGGATTGGGTATGTGCCTCAGCGCGAGAGCGTGGATTGGGATTTTCCCATCCGCGTATGCGACGTGGCGTTGATGGGAACCTACCCCAAGCTCGGCTGGTTCGCTCGACCAGGCCACGCCGAGAAGGAGCGAGCGGCGCGCTGTTTGGAGCGGGTCGGATTGGCCGGCTTGGAGCACCGTCAAATCGGTGAACTGTCCGGTGGCCAGCAACAACGGGTATTCCTGGCCCGAGCGTTGGCTCAGGAGGCCGATCTCTACATCATGGACGAACCGATGGCTGGGGTAGACGCCGCCACCGAGAAAACCATTTTCGAGTTGCTGCGCGACCTGCGCGACCAAGGCAAAACAGTCGTCGTGGTGCATCACGATCTCCGTAGCGTCCCGGAGATCTTCGACGACGTGGTGATGCTCAATCTTCGGGTGGTGGCGTATGGTCCCACCGCCTTAGTTTTCAATTCGACCAACCTGGAAAACACTTATCGTGGTCGTTTGACGATTCTGGAACGTCTCGGTCAGGCGGTCTCGACCAAGCAGCGGACCGAGTGA
- a CDS encoding metal ABC transporter solute-binding protein, Zn/Mn family: MADCEGSREAVLEETNSSWSRRAVLARLAGMGLGGLAWGCGPLVSEASHRFGDRVASARRGPLRITATTGLVADLASRVAGPKVEVIRLMGSGVDPHLYKASIRDVARLNRADAIFYNGLHLEGKLGQALRALTGHKWVRAVTERLSSSQLLKLEGSAANDHMRYDPHVWFDPFAWAQGAFVVADTLSELDPNHAAEYRERARTTQAEFLDLESECRAILAAVPRNRRVLVTAHDAFGYFGRAFAFEVKAIQGMSTETEASIRQVNALVNFLVARRIPAVFIESTLANRNVVALVEGCRARGHRLAIGGELFSDAMGPDGTPEATYPGMMRANARTIAEALA, from the coding sequence ATGGCTGATTGCGAGGGGTCACGAGAAGCAGTTTTGGAGGAAACCAATTCGAGCTGGAGCCGCCGCGCGGTCTTAGCGCGGTTGGCGGGGATGGGATTGGGTGGGTTGGCGTGGGGGTGCGGGCCGTTGGTATCGGAGGCGTCGCATCGTTTCGGGGATCGGGTTGCGTCGGCGCGACGCGGACCGCTTCGGATCACAGCGACGACGGGTCTGGTGGCCGATCTAGCAAGCCGAGTGGCCGGGCCAAAGGTGGAGGTGATCCGTCTCATGGGTTCGGGCGTGGACCCGCATTTGTACAAGGCGTCGATTCGAGACGTGGCGCGACTCAACCGGGCCGACGCGATCTTCTACAACGGTCTGCACCTAGAAGGTAAGTTGGGTCAAGCATTGCGGGCATTGACGGGTCACAAGTGGGTCCGGGCGGTGACCGAGCGGTTGTCCTCCTCCCAGTTGTTGAAGCTGGAAGGGTCTGCGGCCAACGACCACATGCGTTACGATCCCCATGTCTGGTTCGATCCCTTTGCCTGGGCGCAAGGTGCGTTCGTGGTCGCCGACACGCTGTCCGAACTCGACCCGAACCACGCGGCTGAGTATCGTGAACGGGCGCGGACTACCCAGGCCGAGTTCCTCGACCTAGAGTCGGAATGCCGAGCGATTCTGGCGGCGGTTCCTCGAAACCGGCGGGTGTTGGTCACCGCTCACGACGCCTTTGGCTACTTCGGCCGCGCCTTCGCGTTCGAGGTCAAGGCGATTCAGGGAATGAGTACCGAAACCGAAGCCTCCATTCGTCAAGTGAACGCGCTGGTGAACTTCCTGGTGGCCCGACGGATACCCGCCGTTTTCATTGAATCGACCCTCGCCAACCGCAACGTGGTGGCGCTGGTGGAGGGATGTCGGGCGCGGGGGCATCGTCTTGCGATTGGAGGCGAACTGTTCTCGGACGCGATGGGACCCGACGGCACTCCTGAAGCGACCTATCCCGGCATGATGCGGGCCAACGCGCGAACGATCGCGGAGGCTCTGGCGTGA
- a CDS encoding 3-dehydroquinate synthase, with protein sequence MTRLTVAPSWSASLEPALIDKAAGSTFPAHASTRRFEVPFVHRLYFTQDIFGCERTVLAELLEPSADRLPKVQVWIDDQVAAALPKLIDTVARFLDEQGERLRPAGVETIPGGEVVKNDWKYVERLLQAIHDADLDRRSYLVAIGGGAVLDAVGFAAATAHRGIRLVRLPTTTLAQADSGVGVKNAVNKFGKKNWLGTFAVPWAIVNDSGLLAGLPDRAFVAGFSEAVKVALLKSPEEFARLRRHASRIKARDLSVALPAIRASAELHRAHITQGGDPFEALEARPLDFGHWSAHRMEALSHFELPHGEAVAIGVAIDTLYSSMVHGLPESSAAAVVETLRALGLPLDHPTLRDPHALFEGLEEFRQHLGGRLTLTMLRDVGDPIEVHEIDKTAMRAAIEKVSRGLI encoded by the coding sequence ATGACCCGTTTGACCGTCGCTCCCTCCTGGTCGGCGTCGCTCGAACCCGCCCTTATTGACAAGGCCGCCGGGTCCACGTTTCCGGCTCATGCCTCGACGCGACGGTTCGAGGTTCCCTTTGTGCATCGTCTGTATTTCACTCAAGACATCTTCGGATGCGAGCGAACGGTTTTGGCCGAGTTGCTCGAACCTTCCGCCGATCGCTTGCCCAAGGTTCAAGTTTGGATCGACGACCAAGTGGCCGCCGCCCTGCCCAAGCTGATTGACACAGTAGCGAGGTTTCTCGACGAACAGGGCGAACGCCTGCGGCCAGCTGGCGTCGAAACCATCCCCGGTGGCGAAGTCGTTAAGAACGACTGGAAATATGTCGAACGATTGCTTCAGGCAATCCACGATGCCGACCTCGACCGCCGCAGTTACCTTGTCGCGATCGGCGGTGGCGCGGTGTTGGACGCGGTGGGCTTCGCGGCCGCCACGGCGCACCGGGGGATTCGTCTGGTTCGTCTACCCACGACCACCTTGGCTCAAGCCGATTCGGGAGTGGGGGTCAAAAACGCGGTCAACAAGTTCGGCAAGAAGAACTGGCTGGGGACCTTCGCCGTTCCCTGGGCGATCGTCAACGACTCCGGACTGCTCGCCGGGTTGCCCGACCGCGCGTTTGTGGCCGGTTTCAGCGAAGCGGTCAAGGTCGCGCTTTTGAAGTCGCCCGAGGAGTTCGCCCGGTTGCGTCGTCACGCCTCCCGCATCAAGGCCCGCGATCTGAGCGTCGCCCTCCCCGCCATCCGCGCTTCTGCTGAACTCCACCGCGCCCACATCACCCAGGGGGGCGACCCCTTCGAGGCGCTGGAGGCTCGCCCACTTGACTTCGGCCACTGGTCAGCGCATCGTATGGAGGCGCTTTCACACTTCGAATTACCGCACGGTGAAGCCGTGGCGATCGGAGTGGCCATCGACACGCTCTATTCGTCGATGGTCCACGGCCTACCCGAGTCGTCGGCAGCGGCAGTCGTCGAAACCCTGCGTGCCCTAGGTCTGCCGCTCGATCATCCCACCCTGCGCGATCCGCATGCGTTGTTTGAGGGGTTGGAGGAGTTCCGTCAACATCTGGGCGGACGTCTTACGCTAACCATGCTCCGCGACGTGGGCGATCCCATTGAGGTCCACGAAATCGACAAAACCGCGATGCGCGCTGCGATTGAGAAGGTGTCCCGAGGACTGATTTAG
- a CDS encoding tryptophan 2,3-dioxygenase family protein, which produces MKQSNVSVGVTYWNYLKLAELLNLQGGIEGDESQLDPDELNFIVTHQVFELWFKLMGRELSLARDCLNAEWVAESSIPFVVHHLGRVNEILKVAVDHFRVTETITPQDFLKFRRKLGTSSGFQSYQLRCLELRLGLDAATRALWHRRNGGGGVDPVATLIAEAEAAGSNDPQGARVAETLRSAAREVSLRQALQRWLARTPINGIQASAPEAVEARETFLASHRVMLHAADPRLVPEFDRFAEAVELLAAPADVDPEETPRDRWRRIVAGLLYIETYRDRPLFAWPRLLIDRIVELEEHLVLWRTRHARMVERIIGRRPGTGGSSGVDYLDATACIRIFPELWAARGLLG; this is translated from the coding sequence ATGAAACAATCAAATGTTTCTGTTGGCGTAACTTACTGGAACTATCTCAAACTCGCCGAATTGCTCAACCTCCAAGGCGGGATCGAAGGGGACGAGTCTCAACTCGACCCCGATGAGCTAAACTTCATCGTGACCCATCAGGTCTTTGAACTTTGGTTCAAGCTAATGGGTCGAGAGCTTTCGCTGGCGCGCGACTGTCTCAACGCCGAATGGGTAGCTGAGTCGAGCATCCCATTCGTGGTGCATCACCTGGGACGGGTCAATGAAATTCTCAAGGTGGCGGTCGATCATTTCCGCGTCACCGAAACGATCACGCCTCAAGATTTTCTCAAGTTCCGTCGCAAGCTGGGCACCTCGAGCGGGTTTCAGTCGTATCAACTGCGGTGCCTTGAACTGCGACTGGGGTTGGACGCCGCGACGCGGGCACTTTGGCATCGTCGCAACGGCGGCGGGGGTGTCGATCCGGTCGCAACGCTCATTGCCGAGGCGGAGGCGGCGGGGTCAAATGATCCCCAAGGAGCGCGGGTGGCCGAGACCTTGCGCAGCGCAGCGCGCGAGGTCTCGTTACGCCAAGCGTTGCAACGTTGGTTGGCCCGCACGCCGATCAACGGAATCCAAGCGTCGGCTCCAGAGGCCGTCGAGGCGCGCGAGACGTTTCTTGCGAGCCACCGCGTCATGCTCCACGCCGCCGATCCCCGATTGGTTCCCGAGTTCGACCGCTTTGCGGAGGCGGTCGAACTTCTGGCCGCGCCGGCAGACGTGGACCCGGAGGAAACGCCCCGCGATCGCTGGCGGAGAATCGTCGCCGGTCTCCTCTACATCGAAACCTATCGGGATCGGCCGCTCTTTGCCTGGCCGCGGTTGCTGATCGACCGAATCGTGGAGTTGGAAGAACATCTCGTGTTGTGGCGCACCCGTCACGCCCGCATGGTCGAGCGGATCATCGGCCGTCGGCCAGGAACCGGCGGCTCGTCGGGGGTCGATTATCTGGACGCCACCGCTTGCATCCGGATCTTCCCGGAACTCTGGGCTGCGCGGGGATTGTTGGGTTGA
- the mfd gene encoding transcription-repair coupling factor, translated as MPVESLHAVQPDSSPTSWANPCDLVPTIARAQGFAGVIAALRQGRGATIEGAWGSSAALAIAALACEAPGMVLVVIAHVGDIDEFVEDLKTFVGERPEVFPAWLKPPVVTSDLNDPAAGVADEIAARRLHLVQTWRGAGSSAPPKLVVTPIQALVQPVPRADALQTAVKTLSVGQTLKPEDLMAWMSSLGMTRVEVVEVAGEFSSRGGLIDLFPPDAAEPIRLEFFGDQLESIRPFDPATQRSLGKWTEARVVIPPRLDLSRPDLLGHPLDDLPPETWIALVEPQDLREEARLYFGRIDDPRGLYPVEETFKRLSGRPSVVVSTLASGMVGTVCRLKVESVERFSGDLNRLKAELDGFAGGDRILIACHNVGEATRLNELLQDTRAHAENRLDLAIGHIHAGFRLIDAGRLVLGDHELFRRRDDRAAGPRRRYQGRAIDSFLDLNEGDLVVHLNHGIGVYRGLKLIEKPGDQVEEVMVIEFAEGTKLYVSISKVDLVQKYVGGGRANPPLSKIGSSAWEKRKKRVADAVRDLAAELIDLQAQRQARPGIALPAVDSHLMREFAASFPYEETPDQLAAIEAIREDQIQPRPMDRLVCGDVGFGKTEVAMRAAFRAVDAGKQVAVLVPTTVLCEQHTRSFRERMAEYPVVIESINRFRTKKQIRDVLERTAQGKVDILIGTHRIVQKDVRFKDLGLVIIDEEQRFGVEDKEWLKSLRTTVDVLTLSATPIPRTLHMSLLGIRDISNLETPPPGRKAIETRICRFDEAIIRQAIHRELNRNGQVYFVHNRVHDLDAIADRLRGIVPEARIVTAHGQMPGDQLEKAMLAFVRHQADILVATTIIESGLDIPNANTIFINEADRHGLADLHQLRGRVGRSRNRAYAYLLLHESRAVTPEAARRLKAIEEFTELGAGFKIALRDLEIRGAGNILGAEQSGHIEAVGYELYCSLLETAVRELTHQPARKSAHCVVELAWKAYLPTQYVPGPKLKVELYRRLGRIANLRQLNEFRQELIDRFGPAPEPVENLLIMAEVRILAAHWGVERVGVLPDSEEDYLSLSFRLKARHRIEKLAKAHSPGVVRIADETSAYVPLGDRRLPGREVARKALDIFRVPG; from the coding sequence ATGCCTGTTGAGTCGCTTCACGCTGTCCAGCCCGACTCCTCGCCAACCTCCTGGGCCAATCCCTGCGACTTGGTCCCCACCATCGCCCGCGCTCAAGGGTTTGCCGGTGTGATTGCGGCCTTACGCCAGGGACGCGGAGCCACCATCGAAGGCGCTTGGGGATCGAGCGCCGCGTTGGCGATTGCCGCCTTGGCTTGCGAAGCGCCGGGGATGGTCCTGGTGGTCATCGCCCATGTCGGGGATATCGACGAGTTTGTTGAAGATCTGAAGACCTTCGTTGGCGAGCGACCCGAGGTTTTTCCAGCCTGGCTCAAGCCGCCGGTGGTGACCTCCGACTTGAATGACCCAGCCGCCGGCGTCGCTGACGAGATCGCCGCTCGTCGTCTCCACTTGGTCCAAACCTGGCGCGGGGCCGGTTCTAGTGCCCCGCCCAAGCTGGTCGTCACGCCGATTCAAGCCTTGGTCCAACCGGTCCCCCGAGCCGACGCCCTCCAAACCGCCGTCAAGACCCTGAGTGTGGGTCAAACCCTCAAGCCGGAAGACCTGATGGCCTGGATGTCCTCCTTGGGCATGACCCGCGTGGAGGTCGTCGAAGTCGCCGGCGAGTTCTCCAGCCGGGGCGGACTTATCGACCTGTTTCCCCCCGACGCCGCCGAGCCGATCCGTCTGGAGTTCTTCGGCGACCAACTGGAGTCGATCCGTCCCTTCGATCCGGCTACCCAACGCTCCTTGGGCAAGTGGACCGAAGCTCGGGTGGTCATCCCGCCCCGTCTAGACCTTAGCCGTCCCGACTTGCTGGGCCACCCGCTCGACGATCTTCCCCCCGAAACCTGGATCGCTTTGGTCGAACCGCAGGATCTCCGTGAGGAAGCCCGACTCTACTTTGGCCGGATCGACGACCCACGAGGTCTCTATCCGGTTGAAGAGACCTTCAAGCGTCTGTCGGGACGGCCCTCGGTGGTGGTCTCGACCCTGGCCTCAGGGATGGTGGGAACCGTCTGCCGCCTCAAGGTTGAGTCGGTCGAACGCTTCTCGGGTGACCTAAATCGTCTCAAAGCGGAACTGGACGGCTTTGCCGGCGGCGACCGGATTTTGATCGCCTGTCACAACGTTGGCGAGGCGACCCGGCTCAATGAACTGCTTCAAGACACCCGCGCTCACGCCGAAAACCGGCTCGACCTGGCGATCGGCCACATCCACGCCGGGTTTCGATTGATCGACGCCGGCCGATTGGTGCTGGGCGATCATGAGTTGTTCCGACGCCGCGACGACCGCGCCGCCGGTCCGCGCCGCCGCTACCAGGGACGGGCTATCGACAGCTTTCTCGACCTCAACGAAGGCGACCTGGTCGTTCATCTCAACCACGGCATTGGTGTCTATCGCGGCCTGAAGTTGATCGAAAAGCCGGGTGATCAGGTCGAAGAGGTCATGGTGATCGAATTCGCCGAGGGCACGAAACTGTATGTTTCGATCTCCAAGGTCGATTTGGTCCAAAAATACGTCGGGGGCGGTCGCGCCAACCCGCCGCTCTCCAAGATCGGTTCGTCAGCTTGGGAGAAACGCAAGAAGCGGGTGGCCGACGCGGTGCGCGACCTCGCCGCCGAATTGATCGACCTTCAAGCCCAACGTCAAGCACGACCCGGCATTGCCCTGCCCGCGGTCGATTCTCACCTGATGCGCGAGTTCGCCGCCTCATTTCCCTACGAGGAAACGCCTGACCAACTCGCCGCCATTGAAGCGATCCGTGAAGATCAAATTCAGCCCCGCCCCATGGACCGGCTGGTCTGCGGCGATGTCGGCTTCGGCAAAACTGAAGTGGCGATGCGTGCCGCCTTCCGCGCCGTGGACGCGGGCAAACAGGTCGCGGTTCTGGTGCCAACCACGGTATTGTGCGAACAGCACACCCGCTCGTTCCGTGAACGCATGGCCGAATATCCGGTGGTCATTGAGTCGATCAATCGCTTCCGTACCAAGAAACAGATCCGCGACGTGTTGGAACGAACCGCTCAAGGCAAGGTGGACATCCTTATTGGGACGCATCGGATCGTTCAAAAAGACGTTCGCTTCAAAGACCTTGGTTTGGTCATCATTGACGAGGAGCAACGCTTCGGCGTTGAAGACAAGGAATGGCTCAAGAGTTTGCGAACCACGGTGGACGTCCTGACCCTTTCGGCGACGCCAATTCCCCGGACCTTGCACATGAGTTTGCTCGGCATTCGGGATATCTCCAACCTGGAGACCCCGCCGCCGGGCCGTAAGGCGATCGAAACCCGGATTTGCCGGTTCGACGAGGCCATCATCCGCCAGGCAATCCACCGCGAACTCAACCGCAACGGCCAGGTCTACTTCGTCCATAACCGAGTCCACGACCTCGACGCCATAGCCGACCGCCTCCGCGGCATCGTGCCCGAAGCCCGGATCGTCACCGCCCACGGACAAATGCCAGGTGACCAGCTGGAAAAAGCGATGCTCGCCTTCGTGCGCCATCAGGCCGACATCCTCGTGGCCACCACCATTATCGAGTCCGGGCTGGACATCCCCAACGCCAACACCATCTTCATCAACGAGGCCGATCGTCATGGTCTGGCCGACCTCCACCAGTTACGCGGTCGGGTTGGTCGCTCGCGCAACCGTGCTTACGCCTATCTCCTTTTGCACGAATCCCGCGCCGTCACGCCCGAGGCGGCCCGTCGTCTCAAGGCAATCGAGGAGTTCACCGAACTGGGGGCCGGGTTCAAGATCGCCCTGCGCGACCTGGAAATCCGCGGCGCGGGCAATATCCTGGGCGCAGAACAATCGGGCCATATCGAAGCGGTCGGTTATGAACTTTATTGCTCGCTGCTGGAAACAGCGGTACGGGAACTGACTCACCAACCAGCCCGCAAGTCAGCGCATTGCGTGGTGGAACTGGCTTGGAAGGCCTATCTGCCTACCCAATACGTCCCCGGCCCCAAGCTCAAGGTCGAACTCTACCGCCGTTTAGGGCGCATCGCCAACCTTCGACAACTCAACGAGTTCCGTCAGGAACTGATCGACCGCTTCGGCCCCGCTCCCGAGCCAGTCGAGAATCTGCTCATCATGGCCGAGGTTCGCATCCTCGCCGCCCACTGGGGCGTCGAGCGGGTGGGGGTGTTGCCAGACTCCGAGGAGGATTACCTGAGCCTTTCCTTTCGTCTCAAAGCACGACATCGCATCGAGAAGCTGGCCAAAGCTCACTCTCCCGGCGTGGTCCGCATCGCCGACGAAACCTCCGCCTACGTCCCCCTGGGCGACCGTCGCCTCCCCGGTCGGGAGGTCGCCCGCAAGGCCCTTGACATTTTCCGCGTGCCGGGATGA